A region from the Sphingopyxis lindanitolerans genome encodes:
- a CDS encoding SDR family NAD(P)-dependent oxidoreductase has protein sequence MTDLNLAGRTALVTGASRGIGRGIALALARAGADIAVNYTRDGEAAAETVAQITALGRKAKAYQASVADEEASAAMVAAIAADFGPLSILVNNAGIASRGKTVVDTDAAEVEKLLAIHAVGAHRLSRLALPQLRQHPRSDIVVISSVATLGNGANGAPYNMAKAAGEALALTLAKEEVRNGVRVNIVAPSLTVSDMGEKLSRAITGQGDIHHLDAKFPFGRVPTPDDVAAAVLWFVSDANPYCSGQKLNIDGAGQASFR, from the coding sequence ATGACCGATTTGAATCTCGCGGGCCGCACCGCGCTCGTCACCGGCGCGTCGCGCGGCATCGGCCGCGGCATTGCGCTCGCGCTGGCGAGGGCGGGCGCCGACATCGCGGTCAATTACACGCGCGACGGCGAAGCGGCGGCGGAAACCGTCGCCCAGATCACCGCGCTCGGCCGCAAGGCCAAGGCCTATCAGGCGTCGGTCGCCGACGAAGAGGCGTCCGCCGCGATGGTCGCCGCGATCGCGGCCGATTTCGGCCCGCTGTCGATCCTGGTCAACAATGCCGGCATCGCCAGCCGCGGCAAGACCGTCGTCGACACCGACGCGGCCGAGGTCGAGAAATTGCTCGCCATCCACGCGGTCGGCGCGCACCGCCTCTCGCGCCTCGCGCTGCCGCAGCTTCGCCAGCACCCGCGCAGCGACATCGTCGTCATCTCGAGCGTCGCGACGCTCGGCAACGGCGCGAACGGCGCACCCTATAATATGGCGAAGGCGGCGGGCGAGGCGCTGGCGCTGACCCTCGCCAAGGAAGAGGTCCGAAACGGCGTCCGCGTCAATATCGTCGCGCCGTCGCTGACCGTCAGCGACATGGGCGAAAAACTGTCGCGCGCGATCACCGGACAGGGGGATATCCATCACCTCGACGCCAAATTCCCCTTCGGCCGCGTCCCCACCCCCGACGATGTCGCGGCGGCGGTGCTGTGGTTCGTCAGCGATGCGAACCCCTATTGCTCGGGGCAGAAACTCAATATCGACGGCGCCGGACAGGCGAGCTTCCGATGA
- a CDS encoding thioredoxin family protein: MIRAIAFPLAAILLLPASVMAGEARTIAGVAEPYKTDAFDSDTDIMKAIDAALAAAKQSGKRVLLVMGTNACHDSAWLANLIATDRFAPVRDRYEIVFADIGMPHIEGRGRSPEVPARFGFTIKGTPTVAILDAEGHVLNRRAAPKWRNAASRSDDEIYTELMEEGQ; encoded by the coding sequence ATGATCCGTGCCATCGCGTTCCCGCTCGCCGCCATCCTGCTTCTGCCCGCCTCGGTCATGGCCGGTGAAGCGCGCACCATCGCCGGGGTCGCCGAACCCTATAAGACCGACGCCTTCGACTCCGACACCGACATCATGAAAGCGATCGACGCCGCGCTGGCCGCCGCGAAGCAATCGGGCAAGCGCGTCCTGCTCGTCATGGGCACCAACGCCTGCCACGACAGCGCCTGGCTCGCCAATCTGATCGCGACCGACCGCTTTGCGCCGGTGCGCGACCGCTATGAAATCGTCTTCGCCGACATCGGCATGCCGCACATCGAAGGCCGCGGCCGCAGTCCCGAGGTGCCGGCGCGCTTCGGCTTCACGATCAAGGGCACGCCGACGGTCGCCATCCTCGATGCCGAGGGCCATGTCCTGAACCGCAGGGCGGCGCCCAAATGGCGCAACGCCGCGAGCCGCAGCGACGATGAAATCTATACCGAACTGATGGAAGAGGGACAGTGA
- a CDS encoding acyl-CoA carboxylase subunit beta, with amino-acid sequence MSWQKEVDELAARRAMAEKMGGAEKVARQHGRGKMDARARLAAIVDPGSFREIGKIAGRGIYGADGEFEDLAASNFIFGRANIDGRPVVASADDFTVRGGAADAALHRKFIQCEAMAHEYRLPLIRMIDGTGGGGSVKTLEDMGYTYIPHVPGWHEIIANLDTVPVVALALGPTAGLGAARVVASHYSIMVRGLSQLFAAGPAVAAAIGDTLDREELGGTDVHTRNGVVDDEVASEVEAFAAARRFLSYLPSSIHDRAARTACSDPVDRREEALLSAVPREAKQVYSMRRIADAVFDRGSVFEMGARWGRAVITAFARLDGWPVAVLASDPSYLGGSWDAKTSEKAERFVKLADQFRLPIVHLVDNPGFMIGGEAERTGTIRYGVQAMNAIYRATVPLASVVVRRAYGIAGSAMSNAERFQYRFAWPSGDWGSLPIEGGVEVAYKSELEAAEDPATHLEAIRERLNRVRSPFRTAEKYGVEDIIDPRDTRPLLCEFAELAWRALK; translated from the coding sequence ATGAGCTGGCAAAAGGAAGTCGATGAACTCGCCGCGCGCCGCGCGATGGCCGAGAAGATGGGCGGCGCGGAGAAGGTCGCGCGCCAGCATGGGCGCGGCAAGATGGACGCGCGGGCGCGGCTGGCGGCGATCGTCGATCCGGGCAGCTTTCGCGAGATCGGCAAGATCGCGGGGCGCGGGATATATGGCGCCGATGGCGAATTCGAAGACCTTGCCGCGAGCAATTTCATTTTTGGCCGCGCCAATATCGACGGGCGGCCGGTCGTCGCCTCGGCCGATGATTTCACCGTGCGCGGCGGCGCGGCCGATGCGGCGCTGCACCGCAAATTCATCCAGTGCGAGGCGATGGCGCATGAATATCGCCTGCCGCTGATCCGCATGATCGACGGCACCGGCGGCGGCGGCTCGGTCAAGACGCTCGAGGATATGGGCTATACCTATATCCCGCACGTGCCGGGGTGGCATGAGATCATCGCCAATCTCGACACGGTGCCGGTCGTCGCGCTCGCATTGGGGCCGACGGCGGGGCTGGGCGCGGCGCGCGTGGTCGCCAGCCATTACAGCATCATGGTGCGCGGGCTGTCGCAGCTGTTCGCGGCGGGGCCGGCGGTCGCCGCGGCGATCGGCGACACGCTCGACCGCGAGGAACTCGGCGGGACCGATGTCCATACCCGCAACGGCGTCGTCGATGACGAGGTCGCGAGCGAGGTCGAGGCGTTCGCGGCGGCGCGGCGTTTTCTGTCCTATCTGCCGTCGTCGATCCACGACCGGGCCGCGCGGACGGCGTGCAGCGATCCGGTCGATCGCCGCGAGGAGGCTTTGCTGTCGGCGGTGCCGCGCGAGGCGAAGCAGGTTTATTCGATGCGGCGCATTGCCGACGCGGTGTTCGACCGGGGCAGCGTCTTCGAGATGGGCGCGCGCTGGGGGCGGGCGGTGATCACCGCCTTTGCGCGGCTCGACGGCTGGCCGGTGGCGGTGCTGGCGAGCGATCCCTCCTATCTCGGCGGGTCGTGGGACGCCAAGACGAGCGAGAAGGCCGAGCGTTTCGTGAAGTTGGCCGACCAGTTTCGCCTGCCGATCGTCCACCTCGTCGACAATCCGGGCTTCATGATCGGCGGCGAGGCCGAGCGGACGGGGACGATCCGTTACGGGGTGCAGGCGATGAACGCGATCTACCGCGCGACCGTGCCGCTGGCGTCGGTCGTCGTGCGGCGCGCTTACGGGATCGCGGGGAGCGCGATGTCGAACGCCGAGCGCTTCCAATATCGCTTCGCCTGGCCGTCGGGCGACTGGGGCAGCCTGCCGATCGAGGGCGGGGTCGAGGTCGCCTACAAGAGCGAACTCGAAGCGGCGGAAGACCCGGCGACGCATCTCGAGGCGATCCGCGAGCGATTGAACCGCGTGCGTTCGCCGTTTCGGACGGCGGAGAAATATGGGGTCGAGGATATTATCGATCCGCGCGACACGCGGCCGTTGCTGTGCGAGTTTGCCGAGCTGGCGTGGCGGGCACTCAAATAG
- a CDS encoding LytTR family transcriptional regulator DNA-binding domain-containing protein, translating to MTDEEARGTSGGAAGTSGLSARALTALLLTAIFLFGLVRIAANVYSYIADREGAGLATSPTIAWMLEGSSLVAWTVMMIPCWFAVQRIRPPRVPLPATALIHALLAIPISLGHIALMVGFRTALWRLMGLSYHFTAPDGTPILYELRKDLSAYVELVFILFLVQWLVARYAAPPAATPKRRALAVGDGSVTHHLPIDEIEHVAAAGNYVEIAWRGQRLLHRATLSAIEAELAGAGFARIHRSRLVRRDAVRRVVTLKSGDFDVETESGAVLRGSRRYRGNVES from the coding sequence GTGACGGACGAAGAGGCGCGAGGGACGAGCGGCGGCGCAGCCGGGACGAGCGGATTAAGCGCCCGCGCGCTCACCGCGCTGCTGCTGACCGCGATCTTCCTCTTCGGGCTCGTCCGCATCGCCGCTAACGTCTATTCCTACATCGCCGACCGCGAGGGCGCGGGCCTCGCCACCTCGCCGACGATCGCCTGGATGCTCGAGGGCAGCAGCCTCGTCGCCTGGACGGTGATGATGATCCCCTGCTGGTTCGCGGTCCAGCGCATCCGCCCGCCGCGCGTCCCCCTGCCCGCCACGGCCCTGATCCACGCGCTGCTCGCGATCCCCATCTCGCTCGGGCATATCGCGTTGATGGTCGGTTTTCGCACCGCGCTCTGGCGGCTGATGGGGCTGAGCTATCATTTCACGGCGCCTGACGGCACCCCGATCCTCTACGAATTGCGCAAGGACCTCTCGGCCTATGTCGAGCTCGTCTTCATCCTCTTCCTCGTCCAGTGGCTCGTCGCGCGCTACGCCGCCCCGCCCGCCGCGACGCCAAAGCGCAGGGCGCTCGCGGTCGGCGACGGATCGGTCACCCACCATCTGCCCATCGACGAGATCGAGCATGTCGCGGCGGCGGGCAATTATGTCGAGATCGCGTGGCGCGGCCAGCGCCTCCTCCACCGCGCGACGCTTTCGGCCATTGAGGCCGAGCTGGCGGGCGCGGGCTTCGCGCGAATCCACCGCAGCCGGCTGGTGCGGCGGGACGCGGTGCGCCGGGTCGTCACGCTGAAGAGCGGCGACTTCGATGTCGAGACGGAAAGCGGCGCGGTGCTGCGCGGCAGCCGGCGGTATCGGGGGAATGTGGAAAGCTGA